In the genome of Desulfotignum phosphitoxidans DSM 13687, one region contains:
- a CDS encoding ABC transporter ATP-binding protein, translated as MTLEIQNLSAGYGSTPVISGIHMTADPGRICAVMGRNGSGKTTLLRCINHVLPPLKGKIRIMGQEITRMARHRIAQIISVVPQGNFSPFSFSCRDMVLMAGAARIRAWAAPSRKEQEQALSAMAEVGIDHLATQAFNAISGGERQLVMLARALFQETPIMLLDEPTAHLDFTNQHRIMALMRKLAANRKMTVIITLHDPNLTCHYCDDVVLIHQGRVAAAGKTADTLTGDVLTQVLGDNIRLDVTTGGVRVAVPASLDPATDRPEYSSVKPLTTHQEKRVV; from the coding sequence ATGACACTTGAGATTCAAAACCTTTCCGCCGGATACGGCAGCACACCGGTCATCTCCGGGATCCATATGACCGCTGATCCCGGCCGGATCTGCGCGGTCATGGGCCGGAACGGGTCCGGCAAAACCACGCTGCTCCGGTGCATCAACCATGTGCTGCCGCCGCTGAAAGGAAAGATCCGGATCATGGGGCAGGAGATCACCCGGATGGCCCGGCACCGAATCGCACAGATCATCAGTGTGGTCCCCCAGGGTAATTTTTCCCCGTTTTCCTTTTCCTGCCGGGACATGGTGCTGATGGCGGGCGCCGCCAGGATCCGGGCCTGGGCCGCCCCGTCCAGAAAAGAGCAGGAACAGGCGCTTTCCGCCATGGCAGAGGTAGGGATCGATCACCTGGCAACCCAGGCATTCAATGCCATTTCCGGCGGGGAGCGCCAGCTGGTGATGCTGGCCCGGGCCCTGTTCCAGGAAACCCCCATCATGCTGCTGGACGAACCCACGGCCCACCTGGATTTCACCAACCAACACCGGATCATGGCCCTGATGCGCAAACTGGCCGCCAACCGGAAAATGACCGTGATCATCACCCTGCATGATCCCAATCTCACCTGCCATTACTGCGATGATGTGGTGCTGATTCACCAGGGCCGGGTGGCGGCCGCCGGAAAAACCGCCGATACCCTGACCGGTGACGTGCTGACACAGGTGCTGGGAGACAACATCCGCCTGGATGTCACCACCGGCGGGGTCCGGGTGGCGGTTCCCGCAAGCTTGGATCCCGCAACCGACCGGCCGGAGTATTCTTCGGTCAAACCTTTGACAACCCATCAGGAAAAGAGGGTCGTATGA
- a CDS encoding (2Fe-2S)-binding protein — protein sequence MKKLIQMTINDRAYEVAVEPNKTLADLIRYDLGLTGTKKGCDTGDCGACTVILNGDPVNSCLVLAVQADNAVIETIEGLSTDDGLHPLQQAFVEKGAIQCGFCTPGMILSAKNLLDKNPAPTEAEIREGISGNLCRCTGYQKIFEAIESTRS from the coding sequence ATGAAAAAACTCATTCAGATGACCATCAATGACCGGGCCTATGAAGTGGCGGTGGAACCCAACAAAACCCTGGCAGACCTGATCCGCTACGACCTGGGCCTGACAGGCACCAAAAAAGGGTGTGACACCGGCGACTGCGGTGCCTGCACCGTGATCCTCAACGGTGATCCCGTCAATTCCTGCCTGGTGTTGGCCGTCCAGGCCGACAATGCCGTGATCGAGACCATCGAGGGGTTGAGCACGGATGACGGGCTCCATCCGCTGCAGCAAGCATTTGTGGAAAAAGGTGCGATCCAGTGTGGATTCTGCACCCCGGGCATGATTCTGTCCGCCAAAAACCTGCTGGACAAAAATCCGGCCCCCACGGAAGCAGAGATCCGGGAGGGGATTTCCGGGAATCTTTGCCGGTGCACCGGGTACCAGAAAATATTCGAAGCCATTGAATCCACCCGCTCATAA
- a CDS encoding multiheme c-type cytochrome has product MTSISNKKSLRRTACLILMLGVLVFAPAASAVTDTCPPFYLRTDTGEIINPMTGENADQPFSTRQTCGACHDVDTISKGYHFMMDWDKASDTRFAGTDTPWLVSTGLTGNLITYGFFQLAKKHNTHPDQIDLSAFDFVARVPESKGGYQKPGCAGCHAGGGLLEFDRDGQRYDRRLADNPELAGTLDGDYYQSRWDETGVIEPDCFFCHGSRYHIQKRITQIKYLNFKWAGVAAAGIGQVHGRVSDGEVPTVVYNKRLFNEDGTFYLPDMVFQPEAKNCLICHESIELGKRGNSWADPLNPDVHHLAGLTCIDCHTGDIRHNFAKGNAMDNQVSPELNNSMRSCRDCHTQGYRGATRMRHDSIRKDHLDKLSCEACHIPELNRTAGGAMFLNTGMFGKYGQGDTRRFGTPDTWKPAYIIRAKDKDGIPRITPVNPMLNTLFTNLDEDGIYYPLFLSEVETAYDLCQAQMSDREIPYDFHRKDDIKIMLETLADTLAGNQRFSKVNPVFHTGGNIFLLADHPAEGTAPASDTTPGSSSDSGPTSQDTRLVVQADTTWVSRLPYYSISHNVAPADQALGSDGCTDCHAKDAHLFSGPVVIDYFGDNGRPVTVSMARFMGLLESVEPVNRLFSLFLKTGPWVLGAGVLLLLATGTWLVFFSPSRPHDTGMPYLSAAGIFVFICFLFAHTLLIMDTGFLRSLTQTLGAMAPWLGPLSALMAAAGYFYLIHTRIRHQWISVGLHLSGAGTVITGMLLWIRAPFNSSALFLISVIHGIFAVATAGLLVYFLFKTFDKGPGQPRTTQGHQHNNQRDRHE; this is encoded by the coding sequence ATGACTTCCATTTCTAACAAAAAATCGTTGCGCCGGACCGCCTGTCTGATTCTGATGCTGGGCGTCCTGGTTTTTGCACCGGCCGCATCCGCGGTCACGGATACCTGTCCGCCGTTTTATCTGCGGACCGATACCGGCGAGATCATCAACCCCATGACCGGGGAGAATGCAGACCAGCCCTTTTCCACCCGCCAGACCTGCGGGGCCTGCCACGATGTGGACACCATCTCCAAAGGCTACCATTTCATGATGGACTGGGACAAGGCCAGCGACACCCGGTTTGCCGGTACGGACACCCCCTGGCTGGTGTCCACGGGCCTGACCGGAAATCTCATCACCTACGGGTTTTTCCAGCTGGCCAAAAAGCACAACACCCATCCGGATCAGATCGATTTGAGCGCGTTTGATTTTGTCGCCCGGGTGCCGGAATCCAAAGGCGGATACCAGAAACCCGGGTGCGCCGGGTGCCATGCCGGCGGGGGCCTGCTGGAGTTTGACCGGGACGGGCAGCGCTATGACCGCCGCCTGGCCGACAATCCGGAACTGGCCGGGACCCTGGACGGGGATTATTACCAGAGCCGGTGGGACGAAACCGGGGTGATCGAGCCGGACTGCTTTTTCTGCCACGGCAGCCGGTACCATATCCAGAAGCGGATCACCCAGATCAAGTACCTGAACTTCAAATGGGCCGGGGTGGCCGCCGCAGGCATCGGCCAGGTGCACGGCCGGGTCAGTGACGGTGAGGTGCCCACGGTGGTTTACAACAAGCGGCTGTTCAATGAAGACGGCACCTTTTACCTGCCGGACATGGTGTTCCAGCCGGAGGCAAAAAACTGCCTGATCTGCCATGAATCCATCGAGCTGGGAAAACGGGGCAACTCCTGGGCAGATCCCCTGAACCCGGATGTCCATCACCTGGCCGGACTCACCTGTATCGACTGCCATACCGGGGACATCCGCCACAATTTCGCCAAGGGCAATGCCATGGACAACCAGGTGTCTCCGGAACTGAACAATTCCATGCGCTCCTGCCGGGACTGCCACACCCAAGGGTACAGAGGCGCCACCCGGATGCGGCATGACAGCATCCGCAAAGACCACCTGGACAAGCTGTCCTGCGAAGCCTGCCACATCCCGGAGCTTAACCGCACGGCCGGCGGCGCCATGTTCCTGAACACCGGGATGTTCGGCAAATACGGGCAGGGAGATACCCGCCGGTTCGGCACTCCTGATACCTGGAAACCCGCCTACATCATCCGGGCCAAAGACAAAGATGGGATCCCGAGGATCACCCCGGTGAACCCCATGCTCAATACGCTGTTCACCAACCTGGATGAGGACGGCATCTATTACCCGCTGTTTCTGTCCGAGGTGGAAACCGCTTATGACCTGTGCCAGGCACAGATGAGCGACCGGGAAATCCCGTATGATTTCCACCGCAAAGACGATATCAAGATCATGCTGGAAACCCTGGCCGACACTTTGGCCGGAAACCAGCGGTTTTCCAAGGTGAACCCGGTGTTTCACACGGGCGGCAACATATTCCTCCTGGCAGACCACCCGGCTGAGGGGACCGCACCGGCATCTGATACAACACCCGGCTCATCATCCGATTCCGGCCCGACATCACAAGACACCCGGCTGGTGGTCCAGGCGGACACCACCTGGGTCAGCCGGCTCCCTTATTATTCCATCAGCCACAATGTGGCCCCGGCAGATCAGGCTTTGGGCAGCGACGGGTGCACGGACTGCCATGCCAAAGATGCCCACCTGTTCAGCGGGCCTGTGGTGATCGATTATTTCGGGGATAATGGCCGGCCGGTGACCGTGTCCATGGCCCGGTTCATGGGGCTGCTGGAGTCTGTTGAACCCGTCAACCGCCTGTTTAGCCTGTTTCTGAAAACCGGCCCCTGGGTTTTGGGGGCCGGGGTGCTGCTGCTCCTGGCCACCGGAACCTGGCTGGTTTTTTTCAGTCCCTCCAGACCCCATGACACAGGCATGCCATATTTGAGCGCCGCGGGCATCTTTGTATTCATCTGCTTTCTCTTTGCCCACACCCTGCTGATCATGGACACCGGATTTTTACGGTCTTTGACACAGACCCTTGGGGCCATGGCACCGTGGCTGGGCCCGTTGTCGGCACTCATGGCAGCGGCCGGGTATTTTTATCTGATTCACACCCGGATCCGACACCAGTGGATTTCTGTTGGACTACACCTTTCCGGCGCCGGCACAGTGATCACGGGCATGCTTTTATGGATACGCGCGCCTTTTAACAGCAGTGCCTTGTTCCTGATTTCAGTGATCCATGGTATTTTTGCGGTTGCCACAGCCGGACTGTTGGTATATTTTCTTTTCAAAACTTTCGACAAAGGACCGGGACAGCCCCGGACAACCCAGGGCCATCAACACAACAACCAAAGAGACCGGCATGAGTGA
- a CDS encoding radical SAM protein yields the protein MKCQFCERTCDLTNGRSFCGMYMEENGRVLERFPDQWCTYNPSRIESVPFYHAYPGSRSLIIGTAGCNFRCRYCSNGFIACRDPADLQEVMYTIPADRLVAMAKKMGCHNIVFNVNEPAVSLPSLERVSHYARKEDIPMGCLTNGYTTESATRMMMEIFSFVHIGLKGFSNAFYREFVGIPDMTPILRNIRMFAQTCHVEIASPVIEDVNDHELFDIAQFIHDIRPDIPWHVFRLLPEHDMKESLYPNIDRMDQALETSRKLLPYIYFHNFVGSRWVNTQCPNCGHTVIKRFSLGCSGDRLDEFLAPDNTCPECGTPIPILGTRVAWNEKQSVSWEAIS from the coding sequence ATGAAATGCCAATTTTGTGAACGAACATGTGATCTGACTAACGGCCGCAGCTTCTGCGGCATGTACATGGAAGAAAACGGGCGGGTCTTGGAGCGCTTTCCGGACCAGTGGTGCACCTACAATCCTTCCCGGATCGAGTCCGTGCCGTTTTACCATGCCTATCCCGGCTCCCGGTCCCTGATCATCGGCACGGCCGGGTGCAATTTCCGGTGCCGGTACTGTTCCAACGGGTTCATCGCGTGCAGGGATCCGGCCGATCTCCAGGAGGTGATGTATACCATTCCTGCCGACCGGCTGGTGGCCATGGCAAAGAAGATGGGATGCCACAACATCGTGTTCAACGTGAACGAGCCGGCCGTGTCCCTGCCCAGCCTGGAACGGGTCAGTCATTATGCCCGGAAAGAAGACATTCCCATGGGATGCCTGACCAACGGATATACCACGGAATCCGCCACCCGGATGATGATGGAGATCTTCTCGTTTGTGCACATCGGGCTCAAGGGGTTTTCCAATGCGTTTTACCGGGAGTTTGTGGGGATTCCGGACATGACCCCCATCCTGCGCAATATCCGGATGTTTGCCCAAACCTGCCATGTGGAGATCGCCTCTCCCGTGATCGAGGATGTCAATGACCATGAGCTGTTCGATATCGCCCAATTCATTCATGACATCCGGCCGGACATTCCCTGGCACGTGTTCCGGCTTCTGCCCGAGCACGATATGAAGGAATCGCTGTATCCCAACATCGACCGCATGGACCAGGCCCTGGAAACCTCCCGTAAACTGCTGCCCTATATCTATTTTCACAATTTCGTAGGCTCCAGGTGGGTGAACACTCAGTGCCCAAACTGCGGCCACACGGTGATCAAGCGGTTCAGCCTGGGCTGTTCCGGGGACCGGCTGGATGAATTCCTGGCCCCGGACAACACCTGCCCGGAATGCGGCACCCCTATCCCCATCCTGGGGACCCGGGTGGCCTGGAATGAAAAACAATCCGTATCATGGGAGGCCATATCATGA
- a CDS encoding FAD binding domain-containing protein: protein MLLPKFEFHEPESIEKALVLKKQFNSGARFLAGGTDLLVYLKKKIVSTDHVISLQRIAGLSEIQENDSDLIIGACTTMAAISRHPVVQKRFGALKSGADNMGTHLIRNRATIGGNVCNASPAGDTLPALLVYDAVALVESPDGKREIPLTDFFKGPGKTDLKNDDILTGFRLPYPPDHSGAHYIQLGKRKSAEINVVNAAAFLTCDSGTGNILSVRIALGSVAPTPIRAPLAEAALMGSTAGDDTFNAAAEIARFKDCTPIDDFRGSAAYRRAMVGVLTKRTLAAAFDQARA, encoded by the coding sequence ATGCTGTTACCCAAGTTTGAATTCCATGAACCGGAATCCATTGAAAAGGCGCTGGTGCTGAAAAAGCAATTCAACTCCGGCGCCCGGTTTCTTGCCGGCGGCACCGACCTGCTGGTGTACCTGAAAAAAAAGATTGTATCCACCGATCATGTCATCAGCCTGCAGCGAATTGCCGGTCTGAGCGAAATCCAGGAGAATGATTCGGACCTGATCATCGGGGCCTGCACCACCATGGCCGCCATTTCCAGACACCCCGTTGTTCAGAAAAGATTTGGCGCATTGAAATCCGGGGCCGACAATATGGGCACCCATCTGATCCGAAACCGGGCCACCATCGGCGGGAACGTGTGCAATGCCAGCCCGGCCGGAGATACCCTGCCGGCGCTGCTGGTCTACGATGCCGTAGCCCTGGTCGAAAGTCCGGACGGAAAACGTGAAATTCCCCTGACCGATTTTTTCAAGGGGCCCGGCAAGACCGACCTGAAAAACGATGACATTCTCACCGGGTTCCGGCTGCCGTATCCGCCGGATCACAGTGGTGCCCACTATATTCAGCTGGGCAAACGCAAATCAGCGGAAATCAATGTGGTGAATGCCGCCGCATTCCTGACCTGTGATTCCGGTACCGGCAACATCCTGTCGGTTCGAATCGCCTTGGGATCCGTGGCCCCCACCCCGATCCGGGCACCGTTAGCCGAGGCCGCCCTCATGGGCAGCACCGCCGGGGATGACACGTTCAATGCCGCAGCCGAGATCGCCCGGTTCAAGGACTGTACCCCCATCGATGATTTCAGGGGCAGTGCCGCATACCGGCGGGCCATGGTGGGGGTTCTGACCAAACGTACTTTGGCTGCCGCCTTTGACCAGGCCCGGGCCTAA
- a CDS encoding radical SAM protein, protein MKCSICDIHCQIPEGGSGRCRMMTCRDNRIMEHYPHSYSTLFPISIETMPALHFYPRHKFLQVSTIGCNFTCPGCISEILTMESDTLAGALRRMPPEKVIDLAQKEQCKGIAFCINDPTVSFFSFLDLAQKAREKGLLVGFSTNGYMSDTALAALIPYTDFVNIGFKGATDPAYRFCGVPSCAPVFRNLETLAASDIHVEVAVVHLKGHENEVRQIAEFTASLSQNIPFQVMRFVPFGEADIALEPTIRESRALCRDLETHLSYVYLFNAPGSDQLDTRCPDCGRTVITREFFGPMDARIVDVRPDAICECGTRPDITGTLASQRFDEQGFFGGYRTTRALEMLHAILVCIGADDPSSVSRLWQDLMDTQYLKAFHDLVQLPDAYGEIIDRLAVPTGCTKAGTLLRQFIEKTLADIRSRTRDVTRPKVYYAMGYPLFALNAERFETHLVEAAGGICVNRQLTRKGKPGVTITREELMAFNPDIIFISGFLSCPVSDFHEYCISHDIRVNAVIQHRIYDHFPLWDFGSPRWILGLMHIANILHPDIFCFDMEKEADRFYRTFYKHPFNAQKANRSFYRV, encoded by the coding sequence ATGAAATGCAGCATCTGCGACATCCACTGCCAAATTCCGGAAGGGGGCTCCGGCCGGTGCCGGATGATGACCTGCCGGGACAACCGCATTATGGAGCACTATCCCCACAGCTATTCCACCCTGTTTCCCATCTCCATCGAAACCATGCCGGCCCTGCATTTCTACCCCAGGCACAAATTTTTGCAGGTGTCCACTATAGGGTGCAATTTCACGTGTCCTGGCTGCATCTCGGAAATCCTGACCATGGAATCAGATACCCTGGCGGGCGCCCTGCGCCGGATGCCCCCTGAAAAGGTGATCGATCTGGCCCAAAAGGAACAGTGCAAAGGGATCGCGTTCTGCATCAACGACCCGACCGTGTCTTTTTTCTCTTTTCTGGATTTGGCGCAAAAAGCCAGGGAAAAAGGGCTGCTGGTGGGTTTCTCCACCAACGGGTACATGAGTGACACTGCCCTGGCCGCCCTGATCCCGTATACCGATTTTGTGAACATCGGATTCAAGGGGGCCACGGACCCGGCCTACCGGTTCTGCGGGGTCCCGTCCTGCGCCCCGGTTTTCAGGAACCTTGAAACCCTGGCCGCCTCGGACATCCATGTGGAAGTGGCCGTGGTCCACCTCAAGGGACATGAAAACGAGGTCCGGCAAATTGCTGAATTCACTGCATCCCTGTCCCAGAACATCCCTTTCCAGGTGATGCGGTTTGTCCCGTTTGGGGAGGCGGACATCGCCCTGGAACCTACCATCAGGGAATCCCGGGCGCTGTGCCGGGACCTGGAAACCCATCTTTCTTATGTGTACCTGTTCAATGCCCCGGGCAGCGACCAGCTGGACACCCGTTGTCCTGACTGCGGAAGGACCGTGATCACCCGGGAGTTCTTCGGGCCCATGGACGCCCGAATTGTAGATGTCCGCCCGGATGCCATTTGTGAATGCGGCACCCGGCCGGATATCACCGGCACCCTGGCATCCCAAAGATTTGATGAACAAGGATTTTTCGGCGGGTACCGGACGACCCGGGCCCTGGAAATGCTGCATGCCATCCTGGTCTGCATCGGTGCGGATGACCCTTCTTCCGTGTCCCGGCTGTGGCAGGACCTCATGGACACCCAGTACCTCAAGGCATTTCATGACCTGGTCCAGTTACCGGATGCCTATGGAGAGATCATTGACCGGCTGGCCGTCCCCACGGGCTGCACCAAGGCTGGAACCCTTCTCAGGCAGTTCATCGAAAAAACCCTGGCGGACATCCGGTCCAGAACCCGGGACGTGACCCGCCCAAAGGTCTATTACGCCATGGGCTATCCGTTGTTCGCCCTGAACGCGGAACGGTTTGAAACCCACCTGGTGGAGGCGGCCGGCGGCATTTGCGTCAACCGGCAGCTCACCCGTAAAGGCAAACCCGGTGTCACCATCACCCGGGAAGAACTCATGGCGTTCAATCCGGACATCATTTTTATCTCCGGATTTCTGTCCTGTCCCGTGTCTGATTTCCATGAATACTGTATCTCCCACGACATCCGGGTGAATGCAGTGATCCAACACAGAATTTATGACCATTTTCCTTTGTGGGACTTTGGCAGCCCCCGGTGGATCCTGGGATTGATGCACATTGCCAATATCCTGCATCCGGATATATTCTGCTTTGACATGGAAAAAGAAGCCGACCGGTTTTACCGGACCTTTTACAAGCACCCGTTTAACGCCCAGAAAGCCAACCGTTCATTTTACCGGGTATGA
- a CDS encoding class I SAM-dependent methyltransferase, producing the protein MPNTLPDNPYTNDQDDREAARMMDNITQTVFTPIYPVMAEQIASIHGITTGTCIDLGSGPAALSISLAKVTDLLIHAVDKSPHSHAIACANIRAAGLEQRITAVQSDVCNLPFENNFADLIVSRGSMFFWEDLTGAFNEIFRVLAPGGKTHIGAGFGNEEIKNRIFRQMAEKNDQWAEKVRQRRSPETTRRILDHLDSSDASRYTLTQSEIGFWIHIHKDVPS; encoded by the coding sequence ATGCCCAACACCTTGCCTGACAATCCCTATACCAATGACCAGGATGACCGGGAAGCCGCCCGGATGATGGACAATATCACCCAAACCGTGTTTACCCCCATCTACCCGGTCATGGCCGAACAGATCGCATCCATCCACGGCATCACCACAGGCACCTGCATCGATCTGGGGTCCGGCCCGGCGGCCCTGTCCATCAGCCTGGCAAAGGTGACGGACCTGTTGATCCATGCCGTGGACAAATCTCCCCACAGCCATGCCATCGCCTGTGCCAACATCAGAGCGGCCGGCCTGGAACAACGGATCACGGCTGTCCAGTCCGATGTCTGCAACTTGCCGTTTGAAAACAATTTTGCCGATCTCATCGTCTCCCGGGGATCCATGTTTTTCTGGGAGGACCTCACCGGGGCATTCAACGAGATTTTCCGGGTGCTTGCGCCCGGGGGCAAAACCCATATCGGGGCCGGATTTGGAAACGAGGAGATCAAAAACCGGATTTTCCGCCAGATGGCTGAAAAAAACGATCAATGGGCTGAAAAAGTCCGGCAGCGCCGCAGCCCGGAAACCACCCGGCGGATCCTGGACCACCTGGACAGCTCCGATGCCAGCCGGTATACCCTGACCCAGTCCGAGATCGGGTTCTGGATTCACATACACAAGGACGTCCCGTCATGA
- a CDS encoding glutaredoxin family protein: MLTVYAAAWCPHCTKTVEFLKKHGIAFTYMEIEDQPEDVIDKIIQVNGGDDWVVPTLAYNGKWREGRFYNERTLLSDLKALGVPV; the protein is encoded by the coding sequence ATGTTGACTGTTTATGCGGCCGCCTGGTGTCCGCACTGCACAAAGACCGTCGAATTTTTAAAAAAGCACGGCATTGCATTCACCTATATGGAGATCGAAGACCAGCCCGAAGACGTCATTGACAAAATCATCCAGGTCAACGGCGGGGACGACTGGGTCGTACCCACCCTGGCATACAACGGCAAATGGCGGGAAGGCCGGTTCTATAACGAACGGACCCTGCTTTCCGACCTCAAAGCCCTGGGCGTCCCCGTCTGA
- a CDS encoding winged helix-turn-helix domain-containing protein, giving the protein MGNTHEKLRIKLWIECETGDSIFGEGQMRILETIQEQGSINAAAKTLKMGYRSMWGRLRKMEKRLGKPLLERHKGGAEGGHSDLTPEALEMIDKFKRLRLEIAEASETIFRQIYH; this is encoded by the coding sequence ATGGGGAACACACATGAAAAACTGCGGATCAAGCTCTGGATCGAGTGTGAAACCGGGGATTCCATTTTCGGGGAAGGGCAGATGCGCATCCTGGAAACCATTCAGGAGCAGGGGTCCATCAATGCGGCGGCCAAAACCCTGAAAATGGGGTACCGATCCATGTGGGGACGATTGCGGAAAATGGAAAAACGGCTGGGAAAACCGCTGCTGGAACGCCACAAAGGCGGGGCCGAAGGGGGACATTCCGACCTGACACCCGAGGCGTTGGAAATGATTGACAAATTCAAGCGCCTGCGGCTGGAGATCGCGGAAGCATCTGAAACCATTTTCAGACAAATTTACCATTAA